A single genomic interval of Lathyrus oleraceus cultivar Zhongwan6 chromosome 7, CAAS_Psat_ZW6_1.0, whole genome shotgun sequence harbors:
- the LOC127101365 gene encoding homeobox-leucine zipper protein REVOLUTA has protein sequence MAMAVAHHRESSSSGGSIDKHLDSGKYVRYTSEQVEALERVYAECPKPSSMRRQQLIRECHILSNIEPKQIKVWFQNRRCREKQRKEASRLQTVNRKLSAMNKLLMEENDRLQKQVSQLVCENGFMRQQLHTPSAATTDASCDSVVTTPQNSKRDANNPAGLLSIAEETLTEFLSKATGTAVDWVQMPGMKPGPDSVGIFAISQSCSGVAARACGLVSLEPTKIAEILKDRLSWFRECRNLEVFTMFPAGNGGTIELIYTQTYAPTTLAPARDFWTLRYTTSMDNGSLVVCERSLSGSGTGPNPAATAQFVRGEILPSGYLIRPCDGGGSIIHIVDHLNLEPWSVPEVLRPLYESPKVVAQKMTIAALRYIRQIAQETSGEVVYGLGRQPAVLRTFSQRLSRGFNDAVNGFNDNGWSILNCDGAEDVIIAVNSTKNLSSTSIPASSLAFLGGILCAKASMLLQNVPPAVLVRFLREHRSEWADFNVDAYSAASLKAGNYAYPGMRPTRFTGNQIIMPLGQTIEHEEMLEVIRLEGHSLAPEDAFVSRDIHLLQICSGTDENAVGTCSELIFAPIDEMFPDDAPLVPSGFRIIPLDSKPGDKKDALNSNRTLDLTSGLDVGPTTSHGGADSLSQNTRSVLTIAFQFPFDSAMQDNVVIMARQYVRSVISSVQRVAMAISPSGINSAVGTKLSPGSPEAVTLAHWICQSYSCYLGTELLRSDSLVGDLMLKQLWHHPDAILCCSLKSQPVFVFANQSGLDMLETTLVSLQDITLDKIFDESGRKALCSDFAKLMQQGFAYLPAGICMSTMGRHVSYEQAIAWKVLTPEDNSVHCLAFSFINWSFV, from the exons ATGGCTATGGCTGTGGCTCATCATAGAGAAAGTAGTAGCAGTGGTGGAAGCATTGATAAGCATCTTGATTCAGGAAAATATGTTAGGTACACTTCTGAACAAGTTGAAGCTTTGGAAAGGGTTTATGCTGAGTGTCCTAAGCCTAGTTCCATGAGAAGACAACAATTGATTAGAGAGTGTCATATTCTTTCCAACATTGAACCAAAACAAATCAAGGTTTGGTTCCAAAATAGAAG GTGTAGAGAGAAGCAGAGAAAAGAGGCTTCACGACTTCAGACTGTGAATAGAAAGCTTTCTGCAATGAACAAGTTGTTGATGGAAGAAAATGATAGGTTGCAGAAACAAGTTTCACAGCTTGTGTGTGAGAATGGATTTATGAGGCAGCAGTTGCATACT CCATCAGCAGCAACAACTGATGCGAGCTGTGATTCGGTTGTTACTACTCCTCAGAATTCCAAGAGAGATGCTAATAACCCTGCTGG ACTCCTATCGATTGCGGAGGAGACTTTGACAGAGTTCCTTTCAAAGGCTACAGGAACTGCTGTTGATTGGGTCCAGATGCCTGGGATGAAG CCTGGTCCGGATTCGGTTGGGATCTTTGCGATTTCACAAAGTTGTAGTGGAGTGGCAGCTCGAGCTTGCGGTCTTGTTAGTTTAGAACCTACAAAG ATTGCAGAGATCCTTAAAGATCGTTTATCTTGGTTTCGAGAGTGTCGGAACCTTGAAGTTTTCACTATGTTTCCTGCCGGAAATGGAGGAACCATTGAGCTTATTTACACACAG ACATATGCTCCAACGACGCTGGCTCCTGCCCGGGATTTCTGGACTCTGAGATACACTACAAGTATGGACAATGGCAGTCTTGTG GTTTGTGAGAGGTCCCTGTCCGGTTCTGGCACCGGTCCTAATCCAGCTGCTACTGCTCAGTTTGTAAGGGGTGAAATACTCCCTAGTGGCTACCTGATTCGACCATGTGACGGTGGAGGTTCAATTATCCATATTGTAGACCATCTAAATCTCGAG CCTTGGAGTGTGCCGGAAGTGCTACGACCACTTTATGAATCACCAAAAGTTGTGGCTCAAAAAATGACCATTGCG GCACTTCGATATATTAGGCAAATAGCTCAGGAAACGAGTGGCGAAGTAGTATATGGATTGGGTAGACAGCCTGCTGTTTTGCGAACATTCAGTCAAAGATTGAGCAG AGGCTTCAATGATGCTGTAAATGGATTCAACGATAATGGGTGGTCTATACTGAACTGTGATGGCGCCGAGGATGTAATTATTGCTGTTAATTCGACCAAGAATTTGAGTAGCACTTCTATTCCAGCAAGTTCGCTTGCATTCCTCGGAGGAATTCTCTGTGCAAAAGCTTCTATGTTGCTCCAA AACGTTCCTCCTGCAGTTTTGGTTCGTTTCTTAAGGGAGCACCGCTCAGAATGGGCTGATTTCAATGTCGATGCTTATTCTGCCGCGTCACTGAAAGCTGGAAACTATGCCTATCCCGGGATGAGGCCTACAAGATTCACCGGCAATCAAATAATCATGCCACTTGGCCAGACAATTGAACATGAAGAG ATGCTTGAGGTTATAAGGCTTGAAGGCCACTCTCTTGCTCCAGAAGATGCTTTTGTTTCTAGAGACATTCATCTCTTACAG ATATGCAGTGGAACTGATGAGAATGCTGTTGGGACTTGTTCGGAGCTCATATTTGCTCCAATTGATGAAATGTTCCCAGATGATGCTCCATTGGTACCTTCTGGTTTTCGCATCATTCCGTTGGACTCGAAACCA GGCGATAAAAAGGATGCACTGAACTCAAACCGAACACTGGATTTGACATCAGGTCTTGATGTGGGCCCAACAACATCGCACGGTGGTGCAGATTCATTGAGTCAAAACACACGATCAGTGTTGACTATTGCCTTTCAGTTCCCTTTCGACAGTGCCATGCAAGATAATGTTGTCATAATGGCACGTCAATACGTTCGTAGTGTGATTTCCTCCGTGCAGAGGGTTGCCATGGCTATTTCTCCGTCTGGAATAAACTCAGCTGTTGGAACAAAACTTTCTCCCGGTTCTCCAGAAGCAGTTACACTAGCTCACTGGATCTGCCAGAGTTATAG TTGCTATTTGGGGACAGAATTACTTAGATCAGATTCTCTAGTTGGTGACTTGATGCTAAAACAGCTGTGGCACCACCCGGACGCCATTCTATGCTGTTCATTGAAG TCGCAGCCGGTGTTCGTCTTTGCTAATCAATCCGGCCTTGACATGTTGGAGACAACTCTAGTGTCTTTACAAGACATCACATTGGATAAAATATTCGACGAGTCCGGGCGCAAGGCATTGTGTTCAGATTTCGCCAAGTTAATGCAACAG